The Candidatus Thermoplasmatota archaeon genome includes a region encoding these proteins:
- a CDS encoding FAD-dependent oxidoreductase — translation MNSDRNIVVIGCGAAGGTAAQFARKTDRKAVITVFEKGSYPQYSKCGLPYTISGDIPNFTNLIEFSEEWFKKAGITLFLNTTVEKIDTKKQVVVAKKADAILEQPYDSLIIATGAKPWLPPIRDIYQNGKLVQGIHILRTIDDAKQISLFVKKGKKAVIVGAGLIGLEMADCLHKKGMDVTIVEALSSILPNTLDGDMSELVLKNLISNVTLHLNSLAVKVESREDKINKVVVRNNENGEEKKIDADLLIIATGCKPDVVLAKNVGCTIGKTGGIVVNDKSETTVRNIYAVGDCTEYKDFVTKQPLLIGLGSIGVRQGIAAGVNAAGGDYKLPDGVLQTCTSEFFGLEIAAVGPIMNHIQNQSLVSGKFSGLSLPEYYPGGKPITLKVVVNQEDGKILSAQAVGYNVAQRINTLACAILAGMDIETFRKLETAYAPPIAPTLDAVTLVCDIVSLKLARRK, via the coding sequence TTGAATTCAGACAGAAATATAGTGGTGATAGGTTGCGGGGCTGCGGGTGGTACTGCTGCTCAGTTTGCACGTAAAACCGATAGAAAAGCTGTGATCACAGTTTTTGAAAAAGGATCTTATCCACAGTATTCTAAGTGTGGTTTACCGTATACTATATCTGGTGATATACCAAATTTTACCAATTTAATTGAGTTTTCAGAGGAATGGTTCAAAAAAGCAGGTATAACACTTTTTTTGAACACAACTGTAGAGAAAATTGATACTAAAAAACAGGTTGTTGTCGCAAAAAAAGCAGATGCGATATTGGAACAGCCGTATGATTCGTTGATAATAGCTACAGGTGCAAAACCCTGGTTACCCCCTATACGGGATATATATCAAAATGGGAAATTGGTTCAGGGTATACATATTCTTCGTACAATTGATGATGCGAAACAGATTTCATTGTTTGTTAAAAAAGGTAAAAAAGCGGTTATTGTTGGAGCGGGTCTTATAGGTTTGGAGATGGCTGATTGTTTACATAAAAAAGGGATGGATGTAACTATTGTAGAGGCTCTATCTAGTATATTGCCTAATACTCTTGATGGGGATATGAGTGAGCTCGTTTTAAAGAATTTAATTAGCAATGTTACGCTGCATTTGAATTCCTTGGCTGTAAAAGTCGAAAGTAGGGAGGATAAGATAAATAAAGTTGTTGTGAGAAACAATGAAAATGGTGAGGAAAAAAAGATTGATGCAGATCTTTTGATTATAGCTACTGGTTGTAAACCAGATGTTGTGCTAGCTAAAAACGTTGGTTGCACTATAGGTAAAACTGGTGGTATAGTTGTAAATGATAAATCTGAAACTACAGTGAGAAATATTTATGCTGTTGGTGATTGTACTGAATACAAGGATTTTGTTACAAAACAACCTTTGCTTATAGGTCTTGGTAGTATAGGTGTACGTCAGGGTATAGCTGCTGGTGTAAACGCAGCAGGCGGGGACTATAAGTTACCTGATGGTGTTTTGCAGACTTGTACATCAGAGTTTTTTGGTTTGGAGATAGCGGCTGTTGGGCCAATCATGAATCATATACAAAACCAGTCTCTTGTATCAGGTAAATTCAGTGGTTTGTCTCTCCCAGAGTATTATCCTGGTGGTAAACCAATTACCTTGAAGGTTGTTGTAAACCAGGAAGATGGTAAAATACTATCGGCGCAGGCGGTTGGTTATAACGTGGCACAGAGGATTAACACACTGGCATGTGCTATCCTAGCTGGTATGGATATAGAAACTTTTAGGAAGCTTGAAACAGCTTATGCTCCTCCTATTGCTCCGACACTTGACGCTGTCACACTTGTATGTGATATCGTTTCTCTAAAACTTGCTCGTAGAAAATGA